From Ruminococcus sp. HUN007, a single genomic window includes:
- a CDS encoding PD-(D/E)XK nuclease domain-containing protein has translation MRKKVADIVEEIHRQNTSVIAYNNELSLSVTLSLAYYSARKQYEIIREFPSGDGFADLAFIPRKGMNVPAMVIELKYDKTAEGAISQIKNKNYTEKLKAFSGELLLVGINYDKENRKHECRIEKIIK, from the coding sequence ATGAGAAAAAAGGTCGCAGATATTGTTGAAGAGATCCACCGCCAGAACACCTCGGTAATAGCGTACAACAACGAACTTTCACTTTCCGTAACACTGTCTCTTGCATATTACTCAGCAAGAAAGCAGTACGAGATAATCAGAGAATTCCCGTCCGGAGACGGATTTGCAGACCTTGCATTCATACCGCGAAAAGGAATGAATGTTCCGGCAATGGTTATCGAACTTAAATATGACAAAACAGCCGAAGGTGCGATAAGTCAGATAAAGAATAAGAACTATACCGAAAAACTGAAGGCGTTCAGCGGAGAGCTTCTGCTTGTTGGCATCAATTATGATAAGGAAAACAGGAAGCATGAATGCCGGATAGAAAAGATCATAAAATGA
- a CDS encoding helix-turn-helix domain-containing protein: MKLSDVITNPVRMKILQFLQIKGDATTKQICEELPDVPQPTLYRHINYLLKEEVLIVKSERKVRGSLERLLALNETKFTGNADIADSAYQFLMALYGSFQRYSDKENADPYADMLSLRTYMLTLTDESYADFFKELREVIEKYSKPQDGGKSRSLSVISAPVTEEEKK; this comes from the coding sequence ATGAAACTATCCGATGTTATCACAAACCCTGTAAGAATGAAGATATTACAGTTCCTACAGATAAAAGGTGATGCAACAACAAAACAGATCTGCGAAGAATTGCCTGATGTTCCGCAGCCTACGCTTTATCGACATATCAATTATCTTCTGAAGGAGGAGGTATTGATCGTCAAGTCGGAGCGCAAAGTGCGCGGAAGTCTGGAAAGGCTTTTGGCACTAAATGAGACTAAATTTACTGGAAATGCCGATATTGCCGACAGTGCATATCAGTTCCTCATGGCACTGTACGGCAGTTTCCAAAGATACAGTGATAAAGAAAATGCTGATCCGTATGCCGATATGCTGTCCCTGCGGACTTATATGCTCACTCTGACCGATGAGAGCTATGCTGACTTTTTTAAGGAGCTTCGGGAAGTCATTGAAAAATACAGCAAACCGCAGGACGGCGGAAAAAGCAGGAGCTTATCTGTGATCTCCGCACCTGTTACAGAGGAGGAAAAGAAATGA
- the surE gene encoding 5'/3'-nucleotidase SurE, whose amino-acid sequence MNLTDKERLILITNDDGIEAPGIKKLAETAAGYGQVYVIAPDGQRSAMSHSITCREALRLKEYYLQIDGVKAFACSGTPADCVLVGIKKILPRKPDHVFSGINFGFNISADIQYSGTAGAALEGAFLGIRSAAFSTGTLPCTEVCDRYLAETIEFCLQNAPENDQIWNINFPDCPLGECKGIMKNTRVYTGPFYDDTYTEETSESGEKLYRISTKRIWAAPPDTDLGAITANYVSIGTVSNIR is encoded by the coding sequence ATGAATCTCACAGACAAGGAAAGACTTATTCTTATTACCAACGATGACGGAATAGAGGCACCCGGAATAAAGAAACTTGCGGAGACTGCGGCGGGGTACGGGCAGGTTTATGTTATTGCTCCGGACGGGCAGAGGAGTGCAATGTCTCACAGTATCACATGCAGGGAAGCTTTGCGGTTGAAGGAATACTATCTTCAAATAGACGGGGTAAAAGCGTTTGCATGTTCAGGAACTCCGGCGGACTGTGTTCTTGTCGGGATAAAAAAGATTCTTCCGCGGAAACCGGATCATGTTTTTTCCGGTATCAATTTCGGCTTTAATATTTCCGCAGATATACAGTATTCCGGTACAGCAGGTGCAGCACTTGAAGGAGCGTTTCTCGGCATCCGTTCTGCTGCATTTTCGACCGGGACGCTGCCGTGCACCGAAGTATGCGACAGATATCTGGCAGAGACAATAGAGTTCTGTCTTCAGAACGCACCGGAAAATGATCAGATCTGGAATATCAATTTTCCGGACTGTCCTCTTGGCGAGTGTAAGGGGATAATGAAAAATACAAGAGTCTATACCGGACCGTTCTATGACGATACGTATACCGAGGAAACATCCGAAAGCGGTGAAAAGCTGTACAGAATCTCGACAAAGCGCATATGGGCAGCTCCGCCGGACACAGATCTCGGTGCGATCACTGCTAATTACGTATCGATCGGTACGGTAAGCAATATAAGGTGA
- the uvrA gene encoding excinuclease ABC subunit UvrA — protein MMNNKIIIKGAREHNLKNIDIELERNQLIVMTGLSGSGKSSLAFDTIYADGQRRYVESLSSYARMFLGQANKPDVDSIEGLSPAISIDQKTTSKNPRSTVGTITEIHDYYRLLYARIGIPHCPVCGKEIKQQTIDQITDRLMALEKGTKVQLMAPVIRGKKGTHAKELEAAKKSGFVRVRCDGIMYDLSEEIKLEKNVKHSIEIVVDRIVIKEGIESRIADSLETINSVSKGLILADIIGGKEMLFSLNYSCPDHDISIDELTPRMFSFNNPFGACETCTGLGVFQEIDPDIIVPNRELSILDGAIHASGWNSLTPSSFAMMYYTAISKEYGIPLDRPVKELTKEQLDLFLYGTGDKAITLHRASVYGGGVHKQPFEGVINNLYRRYKEGGQSWNKDEIENYMTERLCPDCQGKRLKKESLAVTVGGKNIAELSDMSVLDSLDFFENLELTEKEMIIGKAVIKEIKSRLNFLKNVGLGYLTLSRSAGTLSGGESQRIRLATQIGSSLVGVLYILDEPSIGLHQRDNDKLIATLKKLRDLGNTLIVVEHDDDTMYAADTIVDIGPGAGVNGGNIVFNGTVDELLKCEASITGQYLSGKKSIPVPEKRRPGNGHFLSVRGAAQNNLKHVDVDIPLGTFTCVTGVSGSGKSSLVNEIIYKNLAAKLNRAKVFPGKFDEMLGLENLDKVIDIDQSPIGRTPRSNPATYTGVFGDIRELFAQTNQAKLKGYTAGRFSFNVKGGRCEACEGDGIIKIEMHFLPDVYVPCEVCKGHRYNRETLEVKYKDKSIYDVLEMTVDEGVSFFENIPKIARKLKTLQEVGLGYIKIGQPATTLSGGEAQRVKLATELSKRSTGKTIYILDEPTTGLHNADIHKLTEVLQKLVDAGNTVLVIEHNLGLIKVCDHIIDIGPEGGNEGGTIIATGTPEEIVKCKKSYTGQYLKKYLK, from the coding sequence ATAATGAATAACAAGATAATCATAAAGGGAGCAAGGGAACATAATCTGAAGAACATAGACATCGAACTGGAAAGGAATCAGCTCATAGTAATGACTGGTCTTTCAGGTTCGGGAAAATCTTCACTCGCCTTCGACACCATATATGCCGACGGTCAGAGAAGATATGTCGAAAGTCTGTCGTCCTACGCAAGAATGTTCTTAGGACAGGCTAACAAGCCGGATGTGGACAGCATTGAAGGCCTTTCACCGGCCATATCGATAGATCAGAAAACCACATCAAAGAACCCGCGTTCAACAGTAGGTACCATTACCGAGATACACGACTACTACCGTCTGCTCTATGCAAGAATAGGCATTCCGCACTGCCCGGTCTGCGGAAAGGAAATAAAGCAGCAGACCATCGACCAGATCACCGACAGACTCATGGCTCTTGAAAAAGGCACAAAGGTCCAGCTCATGGCTCCGGTTATCCGCGGTAAGAAAGGCACACACGCAAAGGAACTTGAAGCAGCAAAGAAGTCAGGCTTTGTACGTGTGCGCTGCGACGGAATAATGTACGATCTTTCAGAAGAGATAAAGCTTGAAAAGAACGTAAAGCACAGCATTGAAATAGTCGTTGACCGTATAGTGATCAAGGAAGGCATTGAATCAAGAATAGCTGACAGCCTTGAAACGATTAACTCAGTTTCGAAAGGTCTTATTCTCGCTGACATCATCGGCGGAAAGGAAATGCTCTTCTCACTCAATTACTCATGCCCTGACCACGATATTTCAATCGACGAACTCACTCCGAGAATGTTCTCATTCAACAATCCTTTCGGAGCATGTGAAACATGTACGGGACTTGGCGTATTTCAGGAGATTGATCCGGATATAATCGTACCGAACCGCGAACTCAGCATTCTTGACGGTGCGATACACGCTTCCGGATGGAACTCACTTACCCCGAGTTCATTTGCCATGATGTACTACACCGCCATCTCAAAGGAATACGGTATACCGCTCGACCGTCCGGTAAAGGAACTTACAAAGGAACAGCTTGATCTTTTCCTGTACGGCACAGGCGACAAGGCAATTACTCTTCACCGTGCATCCGTCTACGGCGGCGGTGTTCACAAGCAGCCTTTCGAGGGCGTCATCAACAATCTTTACAGGCGCTACAAGGAAGGCGGCCAGTCATGGAACAAGGATGAGATCGAAAACTACATGACGGAACGTCTGTGTCCGGACTGTCAGGGAAAACGTCTTAAAAAGGAAAGCCTTGCAGTTACAGTAGGAGGCAAAAACATCGCTGAACTTTCTGACATGTCAGTTCTTGACTCGCTTGATTTCTTTGAAAACCTGGAACTTACCGAAAAGGAAATGATCATCGGCAAGGCAGTGATAAAGGAAATAAAGTCGAGACTCAACTTCCTTAAAAATGTCGGACTCGGATATCTTACACTTTCACGTTCAGCCGGAACACTTTCCGGCGGTGAAAGCCAGCGTATAAGACTTGCCACACAGATAGGTTCATCACTGGTGGGCGTTCTGTACATTCTCGACGAACCGAGCATAGGCCTTCATCAGCGTGACAACGACAAGCTCATAGCAACACTGAAAAAACTCCGCGATCTCGGCAACACGCTCATCGTTGTTGAACACGACGACGACACGATGTACGCTGCTGACACCATCGTTGACATAGGACCGGGAGCTGGTGTGAACGGCGGTAACATAGTTTTCAACGGTACGGTAGATGAACTGTTGAAATGCGAAGCTTCGATAACCGGTCAGTACTTAAGCGGAAAGAAGAGTATTCCGGTACCTGAAAAGCGCAGACCGGGAAACGGACACTTCCTGTCCGTACGCGGTGCGGCACAGAACAATCTTAAGCACGTTGACGTTGACATCCCGCTCGGAACATTCACCTGCGTCACAGGTGTTTCCGGTTCGGGAAAATCATCTCTCGTAAACGAGATAATCTACAAGAACCTCGCTGCAAAGCTCAACCGCGCAAAGGTATTTCCGGGAAAATTCGATGAAATGCTCGGCCTTGAAAATCTCGACAAGGTAATAGACATCGACCAGTCCCCTATCGGCCGCACACCGCGTTCAAACCCGGCGACATACACCGGAGTTTTCGGTGATATACGCGAACTTTTCGCTCAGACGAACCAGGCAAAACTCAAAGGCTACACTGCAGGACGTTTCTCCTTCAATGTAAAGGGCGGACGCTGCGAAGCCTGCGAAGGTGACGGTATCATCAAGATCGAAATGCACTTCCTGCCGGATGTATACGTTCCGTGCGAAGTGTGCAAGGGTCACCGCTACAACAGGGAAACTCTTGAAGTAAAGTACAAGGACAAGTCGATATATGACGTTCTTGAAATGACGGTCGATGAAGGTGTTTCCTTCTTTGAAAACATCCCGAAGATTGCCCGCAAACTGAAAACTCTTCAGGAAGTCGGCCTCGGATACATCAAGATAGGCCAGCCTGCAACAACACTCTCCGGCGGTGAGGCACAGCGTGTCAAACTTGCCACGGAACTATCAAAGCGTTCGACAGGCAAGACGATATACATCCTCGACGAACCGACCACCGGTCTTCACAACGCCGATATACACAAACTCACCGAAGTACTGCAGAAGCTCGTTGACGCAGGAAACACAGTCCTTGTTATCGAACACAACCTTGGACTCATAAAAGTCTGCGACCACATAATCGACATCGGCCCTGAAGGCGGTAACGAAGGCGGTACTATCATAGCCACCGGCACCCCGGAAGAGATCGTAAAATGCAAAAAATCATATACCGGTCAGTATCTGAAGAAGTATCTTAAATAA
- a CDS encoding CPBP family intramembrane metalloprotease has protein sequence MKKIRKALVFTLCLLPVAAVGSWFTAQMTRCFLMNGAFGIVFGRLYHKYGIQYAMIAHMLIVL, from the coding sequence ATGAAAAAAATCAGAAAAGCCCTGGTATTCACATTATGTCTGCTGCCGGTCGCCGCTGTCGGCAGTTGGTTCACGGCACAGATGACCAGATGCTTTTTGATGAACGGTGCATTTGGTATCGTATTCGGACGGCTTTACCACAAATACGGCATACAGTATGCAATGATTGCACATATGCTGATTGTTTTATGA
- a CDS encoding alpha/beta hydrolase: MEINEKEVMIKGNFPIAATVTYTDERKKSPAVVIIMGTGKLDRDGNGLGFHSDMYKDLAHKFAEYGFVSARYDKRGTHKSGGNFNAAGLSDLVSDAVAVVRYLKKTAIC, translated from the coding sequence ATGGAGATCAATGAAAAAGAAGTCATGATAAAGGGTAATTTTCCGATTGCAGCAACTGTGACATATACGGACGAAAGAAAAAAATCACCCGCTGTTGTTATCATCATGGGAACAGGCAAGCTTGACCGTGACGGAAACGGTCTCGGGTTTCATTCAGATATGTACAAAGACCTTGCCCATAAATTTGCGGAATACGGCTTTGTATCCGCACGCTATGACAAGCGCGGTACGCATAAATCTGGAGGAAATTTCAACGCCGCAGGGCTTTCCGACCTCGTAAGCGACGCAGTGGCTGTAGTTCGCTATCTGAAAAAAACAGCCATTTGTTGA
- a CDS encoding AAA family ATPase, with product MGIYLNPGNGLFEMSVNSDIYVDKSMLIDLTNSVIRTDERHICISRPRRFGKSMAANMLSAYYSRGCDSRELFRNLRISETENFEKHRNKYNVIRLDIRSYISANEDPLKIKENITEDILYEISEEYPDIKMPPRNTLEKALATVYIKTGIPFVFIIDEWDSVFRVFPQNNKAHTVYLDFLRDLLKDKEYVALDYATGIFPVKKYGEHSALNMYHEFSINDAAPYSEFMGFTEKETQALCEKYELSYDEMKDWYNGYLVDETPIYNPQSVVLACSRKIFSNYWTKTETFEALKVFIELDMDGLRQSVIRMISGEKVRVETETFQNDMTSFRSADDVMTLLIHLGYLTYDRSTGEAWIPNREVRQEFINCIKDKGWEEVMYSIRKSDDLLKATLSFDEKKGRRYC from the coding sequence ATGGGAATCTATCTTAATCCGGGAAACGGACTGTTTGAAATGTCAGTAAATTCAGATATATATGTAGATAAGTCGATGCTTATAGATCTGACAAATTCAGTAATAAGAACTGATGAACGTCATATCTGCATAAGCCGTCCAAGACGATTTGGAAAATCAATGGCGGCAAATATGCTGTCTGCTTATTATAGTCGAGGATGTGACTCCAGAGAGTTATTCAGAAATCTTCGGATCAGTGAAACTGAAAACTTTGAAAAGCACCGAAATAAATATAATGTTATCCGTCTTGATATAAGAAGCTATATCTCCGCAAATGAAGATCCGCTTAAAATCAAAGAAAATATAACAGAGGATATTTTGTATGAGATCAGTGAAGAGTACCCGGATATAAAAATGCCGCCGAGAAACACTCTTGAAAAGGCACTTGCTACAGTATATATCAAAACAGGAATACCATTTGTTTTTATTATCGATGAATGGGACAGTGTGTTCAGAGTGTTTCCGCAAAATAATAAAGCACATACTGTTTATCTTGATTTTCTCCGCGATCTTCTTAAAGACAAAGAATACGTTGCTCTTGACTATGCGACCGGAATTTTTCCCGTAAAGAAATACGGAGAACACAGTGCGCTTAATATGTATCACGAATTTTCAATAAATGATGCAGCACCGTATTCAGAGTTTATGGGCTTTACAGAAAAAGAAACACAGGCACTGTGTGAGAAATATGAACTTTCATACGATGAAATGAAAGACTGGTACAACGGATATCTGGTAGATGAAACACCGATATATAATCCGCAGTCAGTAGTGCTTGCATGCAGCAGAAAGATCTTCAGTAACTACTGGACGAAAACAGAGACATTTGAAGCGCTGAAGGTGTTTATAGAACTCGATATGGACGGACTGAGACAGTCGGTTATAAGAATGATATCAGGTGAGAAGGTCAGAGTGGAAACTGAAACATTTCAGAATGATATGACCTCATTCAGATCAGCCGACGATGTAATGACATTACTTATCCATCTTGGATACCTCACCTACGACAGAAGCACAGGTGAAGCATGGATTCCTAACAGGGAAGTGCGACAGGAATTCATCAACTGCATTAAGGACAAGGGATGGGAGGAAGTAATGTACTCCATCCGCAAGTCTGACGACCTGCTTAAAGCAACACTTAGCTTTGATGAGAAAAAAGGTCGCAGATATTGTTGA